A single region of the Plantactinospora soyae genome encodes:
- a CDS encoding macro domain-containing protein has protein sequence MKKLSVIGPPYAARLIFRTRRGLRTFFAHLLAAAGLVSALVQFLGQMFFNKAFPAPFAVTTLTLVGCFTWAVSQAYPRSRIERGFSTPDTTVRVEVGDLFEQDTHLVVGFTDTFDTSVADDRIISSAAVQGQLLHRRYGDDQRRLDQELAAALRRARPVATEPPRSKPGKRTRYPIGTVAVVGRPGQQIFAVAYSRLGNDLVPRSSVNDMWVSLNQLWDAVYERAERRPLAMPIIGSGLARIDQLDRESLLKLILISFLARSRETPICRELRIIVHPDDLHSVDLLEVRAFLRAL, from the coding sequence ATGAAGAAGCTTTCGGTCATCGGCCCGCCCTACGCCGCCCGATTGATCTTCCGCACCCGCCGCGGCCTGCGCACCTTCTTCGCCCACCTACTCGCGGCCGCCGGCCTGGTGTCAGCACTGGTCCAGTTCCTCGGGCAGATGTTCTTCAACAAGGCCTTCCCGGCACCTTTTGCCGTGACGACCCTGACCCTTGTCGGCTGCTTCACCTGGGCCGTCTCGCAGGCCTATCCCCGGTCCCGGATCGAGCGGGGGTTCAGCACACCGGACACCACGGTCCGCGTCGAGGTCGGCGACCTGTTCGAGCAGGACACCCATCTCGTCGTCGGCTTCACCGACACCTTCGACACCTCGGTGGCCGACGACCGCATCATCAGCAGCGCCGCGGTGCAGGGACAGCTTCTGCACCGTCGCTACGGTGACGACCAGCGGCGCCTCGACCAGGAACTGGCAGCCGCCCTGCGACGCGCGAGACCGGTCGCGACGGAGCCGCCCAGGAGCAAGCCCGGCAAGCGCACCCGGTACCCGATCGGCACGGTCGCCGTCGTCGGACGTCCGGGACAGCAGATCTTCGCCGTGGCGTACAGCCGGCTCGGCAACGATCTCGTGCCCCGCTCCTCGGTGAACGACATGTGGGTGAGCCTGAACCAGCTCTGGGACGCCGTCTACGAACGCGCCGAACGACGCCCGCTCGCGATGCCCATCATCGGCTCCGGGCTGGCACGCATCGACCAGCTCGACCGCGAGTCCCTGCTGAAACTGATCCTCATCTCGTTCCTGGCGCGGTCCCGCGAGACGCCAATCTGCCGAGAGCTGCGCATCATCGTTCACCCCGACGACCTGCACTCCGTCGATCTTCTCGAGGTCAGGGCCTTTCTGCGGGCCCTGTGA
- a CDS encoding TIR domain-containing protein, translated as MTVSSEEQGEPLAEVEVFLSKGAERGDSAAEVNLGVVRFGAWQVQALPASDFATDAYLVRVVFDIELAPEVPGPVWAEVGLEFTEGVNVLDVIPKAITREHDDRTYVLGPDLRFVGPGARNRHAEREFLLEGLTPTINAFGVGSRRLRWRHTATTPAGVPVGSHAGWLVMETPPGGGEMAVRFSASYRLEPEDAMGLLTGSRPVDRTVSLPAPAGGPRADPDADRARRVFLIHGRDDVLAGRMREVLSLLGLRVMEWDPLVSTAGAGPSPALLDVIHHGLGRAQGIVALLTPDDVVSLHPELQGPREDAHEMVPAMQPRPNVLMELGAALLAFRERTVLVKAGSIRPMADVGGVNYVAFDGGPVALGQLVSRLRTAGCEVDDSGSEWRRTSRFEGLAVFDRRPPVTGPAERP; from the coding sequence GTGACGGTCAGTAGTGAGGAACAGGGTGAGCCGCTTGCCGAGGTGGAGGTCTTCCTGTCCAAAGGTGCCGAGCGGGGCGACTCAGCCGCCGAGGTGAACCTGGGAGTGGTGCGTTTCGGAGCCTGGCAGGTCCAGGCACTGCCGGCTTCGGACTTCGCCACCGACGCTTACCTCGTTCGGGTGGTTTTTGACATCGAGCTGGCGCCGGAGGTGCCCGGGCCGGTGTGGGCCGAGGTCGGGCTGGAGTTCACCGAGGGGGTAAACGTGCTCGACGTGATCCCCAAGGCGATCACCCGCGAGCACGACGACCGTACCTATGTCCTTGGTCCGGATCTGCGCTTCGTCGGTCCGGGTGCCCGTAACCGTCATGCCGAGCGGGAGTTTCTGCTCGAGGGGCTGACGCCCACCATCAACGCCTTCGGTGTGGGTAGTCGCCGCCTGCGCTGGCGGCACACCGCGACGACGCCGGCCGGGGTGCCGGTGGGCTCGCACGCGGGCTGGCTGGTGATGGAGACGCCGCCGGGCGGGGGCGAGATGGCGGTGCGATTCTCGGCGAGCTACCGGCTCGAACCCGAGGACGCCATGGGTCTGCTGACCGGCAGCCGGCCGGTGGACCGGACGGTGTCGCTGCCGGCGCCGGCCGGCGGGCCGCGGGCCGATCCCGATGCCGACCGTGCCCGGCGGGTGTTCCTGATCCACGGTCGGGACGACGTCCTCGCCGGCCGGATGCGGGAAGTGCTCAGCCTGCTGGGCCTGCGGGTGATGGAATGGGATCCGCTGGTCTCCACCGCCGGTGCGGGCCCGTCGCCCGCGCTCCTCGACGTGATCCATCACGGACTGGGCCGGGCGCAGGGAATCGTCGCGCTGCTCACCCCGGACGACGTGGTGTCCCTGCATCCTGAGCTGCAGGGGCCGAGGGAGGACGCGCACGAGATGGTGCCGGCGATGCAGCCAAGGCCGAACGTCCTGATGGAGCTCGGTGCGGCCCTGCTCGCGTTCCGGGAACGCACCGTACTGGTCAAGGCGGGCAGCATTCGGCCGATGGCGGATGTCGGCGGTGTCAACTACGTCGCCTTCGACGGTGGACCCGTCGCGCTCGGGCAGTTGGTCTCCCGGCTGCGCACCGCCGGCTGCGAGGTCGACGACTCGGGCTCCGAATGGCGCCGGACCAGCCGGTTCGAAGGGCTGGCAGTTTTCGACCGCCGTCCCCCGGTCACAGGGCCCGCAGAAAGGCCCTGA
- a CDS encoding CHAT domain-containing protein — protein MSDVSGVAAAVDELDRHVDRYAEQGNAEAILSPDVSAVADRIRALTAPDGLTAHAALALARFHWCRYLALPEGEDDADQSLAIELFTALWHIDPEVVPAPVRALLEQGSDGPGTAHNDHGVGLFAHYERTGDSEALDVALAAFEAAVTACQAGDPQLRRYLSNLAGAHLARFGERGAGSDLDEAIAIGLRAAGLDGGDERSRAATMGNLAVALRTRFEYTERLSDLDESIACERAALGILSAGHPDTNAYLAGLANGLRLRFAATGQRHDLDEAIVSARQAVDTAVPGDPDLPVYLGSLASCALTRFERYDDQDDVDLAVDAGQAAVERAPPGHQSRLGCLTNLGNALRERYVRTASLDDLAAGVRAAGLAVAEVPAHHPIRPSLLSNLAALLRTQASRTGDAALLDRAVAIAAEAASSPDARNRGMISANFAVALLTRFESRGDPADLDAAIVAAGTAVDAAAPESRERAARRSELGVALMSRYTSRGDSGDLDTALQHTHQAVAAARPDHPDLGRHLSNLAYILRIRAAVTDDRADFDAAVRAGEEAVTWLAADRPERAGYLVNLSSALAARFQRYGDDGDIDAAVANSREAAARTPDDHADLPGRWNNLALVLRVRFERTGRLAELDESVLFGRRAVDALPAGHADRPAHLTNLSGALRVRFQRTGERSDLDAAVDAARAAATELPAAHTQRGGFLSNLSNALRARFDESSMADDLEDALAAAAEAVELTPPGTDRAQYLSNLSAALLSVVEHTPTDTAKLDAAIDSAREAVVTSPDDHPERGRYLINLGNALITRGRPADLEEAVSLTAEAVRTTPADHPDRAGFLFTAGHAQHLLHPETGVPGVWREAAQDRTGSAEVRLRTAWAWATTAATGGDVEDAVRGFTAAVRLLPVVAWRGLGDAVRERQLRQWSGLAGDACAWALRAGRPKLAVELLEQGRSIMWNQIAQIRTDLSDARAAAPELVERLTELRAALDAPAAPPPVPGIDGPDGDQRVLVQRRLAQEWDDIITRIRGIDGLHDFLAAVPYDDLAAEAEDGPIIMINTSRYGSAAILVTPAEPLVVNLPALTRTETVERINAMLQSRLAAQTDRSFANLRAAHRTLLDVLAWLFDTVAEPILDTLGDVTGPRDGTAPPRVWWCPTGPLTLLPLHAAGRPGTGHHDTVLDRVVSSYLPTLGTLHRARAGGGGTSSKVLLVDQPATPGQAPLPFAAEEARRLTARLHPTTTLSGPRATGDVVLDHLAGHGWAHLCCHGEQDPAEPGRSALHLHDRPLSVAEISRHRFPYGQLAYLSACETSTGGVRLLDEAMHLSCAFQTAGFRHVIATLWTVHDDRSAQLADDVYAQLLASGRLDAAGAARALHRAVLTLREQLPHAPLVWAPYVHSGP, from the coding sequence GTGAGTGACGTATCGGGTGTGGCCGCGGCTGTCGACGAGCTCGATCGCCATGTCGATCGGTACGCCGAGCAGGGCAACGCCGAGGCGATTCTGAGCCCGGACGTCTCAGCGGTCGCCGACCGGATCCGAGCGCTAACGGCGCCGGACGGCCTCACGGCTCATGCCGCGCTGGCCCTCGCCCGGTTTCACTGGTGCCGCTATCTCGCGCTGCCGGAGGGCGAGGACGACGCCGACCAGTCCCTGGCCATCGAGTTGTTCACGGCTTTGTGGCACATCGACCCGGAGGTGGTGCCCGCTCCCGTCCGTGCACTGCTGGAACAGGGCAGCGACGGCCCCGGTACGGCGCACAACGATCACGGGGTGGGGTTGTTCGCGCACTACGAACGTACGGGCGACAGCGAGGCGCTCGACGTGGCGCTCGCGGCCTTCGAGGCGGCCGTCACGGCCTGCCAGGCTGGCGATCCGCAGTTGCGCCGATACCTGTCCAACCTGGCGGGTGCTCATCTGGCCCGGTTCGGCGAGCGCGGTGCAGGTTCCGACCTCGACGAGGCCATCGCGATCGGGCTGCGGGCCGCGGGGCTGGACGGCGGTGACGAACGCAGCCGGGCGGCAACCATGGGCAACCTCGCCGTCGCGTTGCGGACCCGGTTCGAGTACACCGAGCGGCTCAGCGACCTCGACGAGTCGATCGCCTGCGAACGGGCCGCGCTCGGCATCCTGTCCGCCGGCCATCCGGACACCAACGCCTACCTGGCCGGCCTCGCCAATGGGCTGCGCCTGCGGTTCGCAGCGACGGGGCAGCGGCACGACCTGGACGAGGCGATCGTATCGGCCCGCCAGGCGGTGGACACTGCAGTGCCGGGCGATCCGGACCTGCCGGTCTATCTGGGCAGCCTGGCGAGTTGCGCCCTCACCAGATTCGAACGGTACGACGACCAGGACGACGTCGACCTCGCCGTTGACGCCGGGCAGGCGGCGGTCGAGCGGGCACCGCCCGGGCACCAGTCCCGGCTGGGTTGTCTCACCAATCTGGGCAATGCCTTGCGGGAACGGTACGTCCGCACCGCATCGCTCGACGACCTCGCCGCGGGAGTGCGGGCCGCCGGTCTGGCCGTGGCGGAGGTTCCGGCGCACCATCCGATCCGGCCGAGTCTGCTGTCCAACCTCGCCGCGCTGCTGCGAACCCAGGCGTCCCGTACCGGCGATGCAGCGCTGCTGGACCGGGCGGTCGCCATCGCCGCCGAGGCCGCCTCGTCGCCGGACGCCCGCAACCGGGGGATGATCTCTGCCAACTTCGCGGTCGCCCTGCTCACCCGGTTCGAGAGCCGCGGCGACCCGGCCGACCTGGACGCCGCGATCGTGGCTGCGGGAACCGCCGTGGACGCGGCCGCACCGGAAAGCCGCGAACGCGCGGCCCGGCGGTCCGAACTCGGTGTGGCGCTGATGTCGCGCTACACGAGCCGGGGTGACTCCGGCGACCTCGACACCGCCCTGCAGCACACCCACCAGGCCGTTGCCGCGGCCCGGCCCGACCATCCCGACCTGGGCCGTCATCTGTCGAACCTGGCCTACATCCTCCGGATCCGGGCGGCCGTCACCGATGATCGCGCGGACTTCGACGCAGCCGTGCGAGCCGGCGAGGAAGCCGTCACGTGGCTCGCGGCCGACCGTCCGGAGCGGGCCGGCTATCTGGTGAACCTCTCCTCCGCGCTGGCCGCCAGATTCCAGCGGTACGGCGATGACGGCGACATCGACGCGGCGGTCGCTAATTCCCGCGAGGCGGCGGCCCGGACCCCGGACGATCACGCCGACCTCCCGGGGCGCTGGAACAATCTCGCACTGGTCCTGCGCGTACGTTTCGAGCGCACCGGCCGACTCGCCGAACTCGACGAATCGGTGCTGTTCGGGCGCCGGGCGGTGGATGCCCTGCCCGCCGGACACGCGGATCGGCCGGCCCACCTCACGAACCTCTCGGGGGCTCTGCGGGTCCGGTTCCAGCGCACCGGGGAGCGATCCGACCTCGATGCGGCAGTCGACGCGGCACGCGCGGCGGCAACCGAGCTGCCGGCCGCGCACACGCAACGCGGTGGCTTCCTGTCCAATCTCAGCAATGCACTGCGGGCCCGGTTCGACGAGTCGAGCATGGCCGATGATCTCGAGGACGCCCTGGCCGCCGCCGCCGAAGCTGTCGAGCTCACTCCCCCGGGCACCGACCGCGCGCAGTACCTGTCCAACCTCAGCGCCGCGCTGCTGAGCGTGGTCGAGCACACGCCGACAGACACCGCGAAGCTCGACGCCGCCATCGACTCCGCCCGAGAGGCGGTCGTGACCAGCCCGGACGACCATCCGGAGCGCGGCCGCTATCTGATCAACCTCGGCAACGCGCTGATCACGCGCGGCCGTCCCGCCGACCTCGAGGAGGCGGTCTCGCTCACCGCCGAGGCGGTGCGCACCACGCCGGCGGACCACCCCGACCGGGCCGGCTTCCTGTTCACCGCCGGCCATGCCCAGCACCTTCTGCACCCCGAGACGGGCGTGCCCGGCGTCTGGCGGGAAGCGGCGCAGGACCGGACCGGATCGGCGGAGGTCCGGCTCCGTACCGCCTGGGCCTGGGCCACCACAGCAGCCACCGGCGGCGACGTCGAGGATGCGGTCCGGGGTTTCACGGCCGCCGTGCGACTGCTACCGGTCGTGGCCTGGCGCGGACTCGGCGACGCCGTGCGGGAGCGGCAACTGCGGCAGTGGTCCGGACTCGCGGGTGACGCCTGCGCCTGGGCGCTGCGGGCAGGCCGCCCGAAGCTGGCCGTGGAGCTGCTGGAGCAGGGCCGCTCGATCATGTGGAATCAGATAGCCCAGATCCGCACCGATCTGTCCGACGCCCGGGCGGCGGCGCCGGAGTTAGTGGAACGGCTGACGGAGCTCCGGGCGGCTCTGGACGCGCCCGCTGCGCCGCCGCCCGTACCCGGGATCGACGGACCAGACGGGGATCAGCGCGTCCTCGTTCAGCGCCGGCTCGCTCAGGAATGGGACGACATCATCACCCGGATCCGCGGGATCGACGGTCTCCACGACTTCTTGGCTGCGGTGCCCTACGACGATCTGGCGGCCGAAGCCGAAGACGGTCCCATCATCATGATCAACACCAGCCGGTACGGGTCCGCGGCGATCTTGGTGACCCCGGCCGAGCCGCTGGTCGTCAACCTGCCCGCGCTCACCCGCACGGAAACCGTCGAACGCATCAACGCGATGCTGCAGAGCCGACTGGCGGCGCAGACCGACCGCAGTTTCGCGAACCTCCGGGCGGCACACCGCACCCTGCTGGACGTGCTGGCCTGGCTGTTCGACACCGTCGCCGAGCCGATCCTCGATACGCTCGGCGACGTCACCGGACCCCGTGACGGCACGGCACCACCCCGGGTGTGGTGGTGCCCGACCGGACCGCTCACCCTGCTGCCCCTGCACGCGGCGGGCCGGCCCGGCACCGGCCACCACGACACGGTGCTCGACCGGGTGGTCTCGTCGTATCTGCCGACGCTCGGCACGCTGCACCGCGCCCGGGCCGGTGGTGGCGGGACCTCGTCGAAGGTGCTGCTGGTCGATCAGCCGGCGACGCCGGGTCAGGCCCCGCTTCCGTTCGCCGCCGAGGAGGCCCGCCGCCTCACCGCCCGCCTGCATCCCACCACGACCCTGTCCGGCCCGCGGGCCACCGGCGACGTGGTTCTCGACCACCTCGCCGGGCACGGCTGGGCCCATCTGTGCTGCCACGGCGAGCAGGATCCGGCCGAGCCGGGCCGCAGCGCGCTCCATCTGCACGACCGGCCGCTCTCCGTCGCCGAGATCTCCCGGCACCGGTTCCCGTACGGGCAGCTGGCGTACCTGTCGGCCTGTGAGACCTCCACCGGCGGGGTGCGCCTGCTCGACGAGGCGATGCACCTGTCCTGCGCCTTCCAGACGGCCGGCTTTCGTCATGTCATCGCCACGCTCTGGACGGTCCACGACGACCGTTCCGCGCAGCTCGCCGACGACGTCTACGCTCAACTTCTCGCCTCCGGCCGGCTCGACGCCGCCGGGGCTGCCCGAGCGTTGCACCGGGCGGTACTCACGTTGCGCGAGCAGCTGCCGCATGCCCCGCTGGTCTGGGCGCCCTATGTCCACAGCGGCCCCTGA
- a CDS encoding CHAT domain-containing protein, whose protein sequence is MSDADVRALLAAAERTGETAAAVRAARAKARSGTVTDLDLLSRALQLAFRFGGSLPLLAEALEHTQWAADLLAERGDPNLPLMLSKVASVQTKLAAETGDADLAGRALETGRRALALLPIEHLDRPAMLSNFGFALLGAARRTGQTALVREAVSLIRQALELGGVVDPRRGAYLSNLALGLGQLADADGDAEAAAEAVAADREALALVPAGHADRARLLSNVQGSLGRLAFLTGDTRQLREAALMGAQSIAATRREDPRRPGRLLTLANTYQQIHRDTGDLDALTMAVDCSQEAVDTIPAGHGDRPEMLNNLAGILRLRHDVTGVEADLREAVRSSREAVEAAGAGHPERPDYRANLGLGLFALHQVTGESRLLLDAVEELREAARNARSGLLRARCHNGLVDALHVLHHRTGLAEPLAEAVTAARTAVAEAPEGHPARATAWAQLSMCLRSSYRLGGDPGELAASVAASREAVARSTDDRIRAFRLSNLAAALISIGEPPAPEIVTEAAAYARKAADLLPDGHLSLASVLANLTNVLLSGPDDPQAMAEAAAAGARAVKIETAPPRVRIRAARGWGRAARRSGDSVTSLTAYALAVDLLAPVAPSELQRDDREFGLGEISGLAGEAAAAALDNGRPEQAVQLLERSRGVLFCQRIDASAGVVSVPLPETMLSCAADGPMVILNAAPHRCDALVLTGDPDHPVRLIELPGLTEQRIMEQANILLALSGPAAATRQSYSAYRKLRHDARAVLAWQWDEVAGRVVEGFDGRRMWWCPVGAMAFLPWHAAGHHDGSDRSVLDRVRSSYTPTLRALAHARRSVPEHRPAVVIGASAPAGETPLARVAEEARIVRSGLADAAVPLLDATRAQVLDALPRHGIAHFACHGVSDWRVPSDSRLLLMDGPLTVTELSGLDLPYATLAYLSACSTTRTNLRLVDEAVQVTAGLLMAGFRQVIGTLWAVRDDDALTVSESFYTELRGDPARASQALHTVVRALRDQDPQEVLRWAAHVHVGV, encoded by the coding sequence TCGCGGAGCGCGGCGATCCCAACCTGCCACTGATGCTGTCCAAGGTGGCTTCGGTGCAGACCAAGCTGGCTGCGGAGACCGGCGACGCGGACCTGGCTGGCCGGGCCCTGGAAACCGGTCGGCGGGCGCTCGCGCTCCTGCCGATCGAGCATCTGGACCGGCCCGCGATGTTGTCCAACTTCGGCTTTGCGCTGCTGGGGGCCGCCCGGCGCACGGGGCAGACCGCGCTGGTACGCGAGGCGGTCTCCTTGATCCGGCAGGCTCTCGAGCTCGGTGGAGTCGTCGATCCGCGCCGGGGCGCCTACCTGTCCAACCTCGCTCTCGGCCTCGGTCAGCTCGCTGATGCCGACGGCGACGCGGAGGCGGCGGCCGAGGCGGTGGCGGCGGACCGGGAAGCCCTGGCACTGGTGCCCGCCGGGCACGCCGATCGGGCTCGGCTCCTGTCGAACGTGCAGGGATCGCTGGGCCGGCTCGCGTTCCTGACCGGGGACACGCGGCAGCTGCGGGAGGCGGCCCTGATGGGCGCGCAGAGCATTGCGGCGACCCGCCGGGAGGATCCCCGCCGTCCCGGCCGGCTGCTGACCCTCGCCAACACCTATCAGCAGATCCATCGCGACACCGGCGACCTCGACGCGTTGACGATGGCCGTGGACTGTTCTCAGGAGGCCGTGGACACGATCCCGGCCGGGCACGGCGACCGCCCGGAGATGCTCAACAATCTGGCGGGCATACTGCGGTTACGGCATGACGTCACCGGTGTGGAGGCTGATCTGCGCGAGGCGGTCCGGTCGAGCCGGGAGGCAGTCGAGGCAGCCGGCGCCGGTCATCCGGAGCGGCCGGACTACCGGGCGAACCTGGGCCTGGGCCTGTTCGCCCTTCACCAGGTCACTGGGGAGTCCCGGTTGCTGCTCGACGCCGTCGAGGAGTTGCGGGAGGCAGCCCGGAACGCGCGATCCGGACTGCTGCGCGCCCGGTGTCACAACGGCCTCGTTGACGCGCTGCATGTCCTGCACCATCGCACCGGTCTCGCCGAGCCTCTGGCGGAAGCGGTCACGGCCGCCCGCACCGCCGTCGCCGAGGCGCCCGAGGGCCATCCAGCACGCGCCACGGCGTGGGCTCAGCTCAGCATGTGCCTGCGTTCCTCGTACCGGCTCGGCGGCGACCCCGGTGAACTCGCCGCGTCGGTGGCGGCGAGCCGGGAGGCGGTGGCCCGATCGACCGATGACCGGATCAGAGCCTTTCGCCTGAGCAATCTCGCGGCGGCGCTCATATCGATCGGTGAGCCGCCGGCACCCGAGATCGTCACAGAGGCCGCCGCATACGCCCGGAAAGCGGCCGACCTGCTGCCGGACGGGCACCTCTCGCTGGCCTCCGTGCTGGCGAACCTCACCAATGTGCTGCTCTCCGGCCCGGACGACCCGCAGGCCATGGCGGAGGCGGCGGCCGCGGGCGCCCGAGCGGTGAAGATCGAGACGGCACCCCCGCGGGTACGGATCCGGGCGGCTCGTGGCTGGGGTCGTGCGGCTCGCCGGTCCGGTGATTCCGTCACCTCGCTGACCGCATATGCGCTCGCGGTGGATCTACTCGCCCCGGTGGCGCCGAGCGAACTCCAGCGCGACGACCGGGAGTTCGGGCTGGGGGAGATCAGTGGGCTGGCCGGTGAGGCGGCGGCCGCGGCGCTCGACAACGGGCGCCCCGAGCAGGCGGTGCAGCTGCTGGAACGCTCCCGTGGTGTGCTCTTCTGCCAGCGGATCGACGCGAGCGCCGGCGTCGTTTCCGTGCCGTTGCCCGAAACCATGCTGAGCTGCGCGGCCGACGGGCCGATGGTCATTCTCAACGCTGCCCCGCATCGTTGTGACGCGCTGGTGCTCACCGGCGACCCCGATCATCCGGTACGCCTCATCGAGCTGCCAGGGCTGACGGAGCAGCGGATCATGGAGCAGGCCAACATCCTGCTAGCGCTGAGCGGACCGGCCGCCGCGACCCGGCAGTCCTACTCCGCGTACCGAAAGCTGCGCCACGATGCCCGGGCCGTGCTCGCGTGGCAGTGGGACGAGGTGGCGGGCCGCGTCGTGGAGGGGTTTGACGGGCGGCGGATGTGGTGGTGCCCGGTTGGCGCGATGGCGTTCCTGCCCTGGCATGCGGCGGGACACCACGACGGTTCGGACCGCAGCGTCCTGGACCGGGTGCGCTCGTCCTACACTCCCACCCTGCGAGCGCTGGCGCATGCGCGCAGGTCGGTCCCGGAGCATCGCCCGGCCGTGGTGATCGGGGCATCCGCACCGGCGGGCGAGACGCCGTTGGCCCGGGTGGCCGAAGAGGCCCGTATCGTGCGGTCCGGGCTGGCCGATGCCGCCGTCCCGCTGCTCGACGCCACCCGGGCGCAGGTGCTCGACGCTCTTCCGCGGCACGGTATCGCCCACTTCGCCTGCCACGGCGTCAGCGACTGGCGGGTGCCGTCGGACAGCCGGTTGCTGCTGATGGACGGTCCGCTCACCGTGACGGAACTGTCCGGCCTGGATCTGCCGTACGCCACACTGGCCTATCTGTCGGCGTGCTCCACCACCCGGACCAACCTGCGACTGGTCGACGAGGCCGTGCAGGTGACGGCCGGTCTGCTGATGGCGGGCTTCCGCCAGGTCATCGGCACGTTGTGGGCGGTTCGCGACGATGACGCCCTGACGGTGTCGGAGTCGTTCTACACCGAGCTGCGCGGTGATCCGGCCCGGGCGTCGCAGGCGCTGCACACCGTTGTCCGGGCCTTGCGCGACCAGGATCCGCAGGAAGTGCTGCGCTGGGCGGCGCATGTCCACGTGGGAGTTTAG
- a CDS encoding tryptophan halogenase family protein, with product MDDQKIKDIVILGGGTAGWITAAYLGKALGPSTRIVLLEAPEVPKIGVGEATIPNLQTALFDFLGVPEEEWMRECNASFKMAVRFVNWRTPGPGVPQPRYDNGESDHFYHIFGQLPLHDDLPLSHYWTQRRLTGQSKEPFDYACYKEPPILDAKLAPRWPDGRRATNYAWHFDAHLVADYLRRFATERLHVQHVQGLMQEPVLDERGFITALKTKDGRLLTGDLFIDCSGFRSLLINKAMEEPFVDMSDHLLCDSAVATSVPHDDDAHGVEPYTSAIAMKAGWTWKIPMLTRFGSGYVYSSKFAGEDEAAADFCRLWDLDRDKVQLNSIRFRVGRNRRAWVKNCVGIGLASCFVEPLESTGIYFSYAAVYQLVKHFPDKNFDQVLLDRFNHEVETMFDDTRDFIQAHYYVSPRTDTPFWKANKELSLADGILEKIAMYRAGLPVGVAPSDAQGYYHNFEEEFRNFWTNSNYYCIFAGLGLLPDRPLPMLAHRQQALQDVDKVFAEVQREQQELTKGLPTNVDYLRLLHGRK from the coding sequence ATGGACGACCAGAAGATCAAGGACATCGTCATCCTGGGCGGTGGCACTGCTGGCTGGATAACCGCGGCGTATCTCGGCAAGGCACTCGGCCCCTCGACGCGAATCGTGTTGCTGGAGGCGCCGGAGGTGCCGAAGATCGGCGTCGGCGAGGCGACGATCCCGAACCTGCAGACCGCGCTCTTCGACTTCCTCGGCGTACCCGAGGAGGAGTGGATGCGCGAGTGCAACGCCTCGTTCAAGATGGCCGTGCGATTCGTCAACTGGCGTACACCGGGTCCCGGTGTGCCCCAGCCGAGGTACGACAACGGCGAAAGCGATCACTTCTACCACATCTTCGGCCAGCTTCCACTGCACGACGACCTGCCGCTGTCGCACTACTGGACACAGCGCCGGCTCACCGGGCAGAGCAAGGAGCCCTTCGACTACGCCTGCTACAAGGAGCCGCCGATCCTGGACGCCAAGCTCGCGCCCCGGTGGCCGGACGGGCGCCGCGCCACCAACTACGCGTGGCACTTCGACGCGCACCTGGTCGCCGACTACCTGCGCCGGTTCGCCACCGAACGCCTGCACGTGCAGCACGTCCAGGGCCTGATGCAGGAGCCGGTGCTGGACGAGCGCGGCTTCATCACGGCCTTGAAGACCAAGGACGGTCGGCTGCTCACCGGCGACCTGTTCATCGACTGCTCCGGCTTCCGCAGCCTGCTCATCAACAAGGCCATGGAAGAGCCGTTCGTCGACATGAGCGACCATCTGCTGTGCGACAGCGCGGTGGCCACGTCGGTGCCGCACGACGACGACGCACACGGAGTGGAGCCGTACACCTCGGCGATCGCGATGAAGGCGGGCTGGACCTGGAAGATCCCGATGCTCACCCGCTTCGGGTCCGGATACGTGTACTCGAGCAAGTTCGCGGGCGAGGACGAGGCGGCCGCGGACTTCTGCCGGCTCTGGGATCTGGACCGGGATAAGGTCCAGCTCAACTCGATCCGCTTCCGGGTCGGCCGCAACCGCCGCGCCTGGGTGAAGAACTGCGTCGGCATCGGGCTGGCCTCGTGTTTCGTCGAGCCGCTCGAGTCGACCGGCATCTACTTCAGCTACGCCGCGGTCTACCAGCTCGTGAAGCACTTTCCGGACAAGAACTTCGACCAGGTGCTCCTCGACCGCTTCAACCACGAGGTCGAGACGATGTTCGACGACACCCGGGACTTCATCCAGGCGCACTACTACGTCTCGCCCCGGACGGACACCCCGTTCTGGAAGGCGAACAAGGAGCTGAGCCTGGCGGACGGCATCCTGGAGAAGATCGCGATGTACCGGGCCGGGCTGCCGGTCGGGGTGGCGCCGTCGGACGCGCAGGGCTACTACCACAATTTCGAGGAAGAGTTCCGCAACTTCTGGACGAACAGCAACTACTACTGCATCTTCGCCGGCCTCGGTCTACTGCCCGATCGCCCGCTGCCCATGCTCGCCCATCGGCAGCAGGCGCTGCAGGATGTGGACAAGGTCTTCGCCGAGGTGCAACGGGAGCAGCAGGAACTCACCAAGGGCCTGCCGACGAACGTCGACTACCTCCGGCTGCTGCACGGGCGGAAATGA